In Deltaproteobacteria bacterium, the following proteins share a genomic window:
- a CDS encoding hydrolase: MPVLEPPQYLIRLRNHLRERESGRWQWFASDGFAAEQADAVRLSLLQSSYRMEPAAHPGLYAAAQRAQEALGLNLPVTFYQAHEGVGMNAGLCFIPGEAHVVLSGPILSTLTDLELTALVGHELAHAVLWRLDEGSLRVASELIESIASHHGAEPSFVSTAVRARRYTEIFADRGSLLACGDPLAVVSCLVKVHTGLSEVDPAAYVRQAEELFAKKSLSSQGTSHPETFVRARAISLWHALGADAEPTIAKMVQGPTTFDALDVLDQLALTEQTRALIARIVAPSWFRTEPVMAHARAFFPRLEPVEQAQPAWPEGTADASVGEYFAYVLLDFALVDEVLGDVALAHAWTTADALALTESFEKVARDELKLRKTAFEELRKGFPALLERAAQQGDTP, encoded by the coding sequence ATGCCCGTGCTTGAGCCTCCGCAGTACTTGATTCGCCTTCGAAACCATCTGCGAGAGCGCGAGAGCGGCCGCTGGCAATGGTTCGCGTCCGACGGGTTCGCCGCGGAGCAGGCCGACGCTGTCCGCTTGAGCTTGTTGCAGTCGAGCTATCGCATGGAGCCCGCCGCGCACCCGGGGCTCTATGCCGCGGCCCAGCGCGCGCAGGAGGCGTTGGGGCTGAACCTGCCGGTGACGTTCTACCAGGCACACGAAGGCGTGGGCATGAACGCCGGGCTCTGCTTCATCCCCGGGGAGGCGCACGTGGTCCTCAGCGGGCCGATCCTCTCGACGCTTACGGACCTCGAGCTCACCGCGCTGGTGGGCCACGAGCTCGCGCACGCCGTGCTCTGGCGCTTGGACGAAGGTTCGTTGCGCGTGGCCAGCGAGCTCATCGAGAGCATCGCCTCGCACCATGGCGCCGAGCCGAGCTTCGTGAGCACCGCCGTGCGCGCCCGCCGCTACACGGAGATCTTCGCCGACCGCGGCTCGCTGCTCGCCTGCGGCGATCCGCTCGCGGTGGTGAGCTGCTTGGTCAAGGTGCACACCGGCCTGTCCGAGGTGGATCCCGCGGCCTACGTGCGCCAGGCGGAGGAGCTGTTCGCAAAGAAGTCGCTCAGCTCGCAAGGGACGTCGCATCCGGAGACGTTCGTTCGCGCGCGCGCCATCTCGCTCTGGCACGCCCTGGGCGCCGACGCCGAGCCGACGATCGCGAAGATGGTCCAGGGGCCCACCACCTTCGACGCCCTCGACGTGCTGGACCAGCTCGCGCTCACCGAGCAGACCCGCGCGCTCATCGCGCGGATCGTGGCGCCCAGCTGGTTCCGCACCGAGCCGGTGATGGCCCACGCGCGCGCGTTCTTTCCCAGGCTGGAGCCGGTGGAGCAGGCGCAGCCGGCGTGGCCGGAGGGGACCGCGGACGCTTCGGTGGGCGAGTACTTCGCGTACGTGCTCCTCGACTTCGCGCTGGTGGACGAGGTGCTCGGCGACGTGGCGCTCGCCCACGCCTGGACCACCGCCGACGCGCTCGCGCTCACGGAGAGCTTCGAGAAGGTCGCGCGTGACGAGCTGAAGCTGAGAAAGACGGCCTTCGAGGAGCTGCGCAAGGGCTTCCCCGCCTTGCTCGAGCGCGCCGCGCAGCAGGGAGACACGCCTTGA
- a CDS encoding hemolysin III family protein has translation MSALDAARPVEKPRLRGVLHQFAAATALGAGAVLVAVAPSARAALAAGLYAASLVALFTVSATYHTVRWSPRARARMRRADHASIFVLIAGTYTPIALLGLPQAQGTRLLLCVWSGAALGILQSLFWVQAPKVVGAILAIAVGWTLVPYFSTAVHALGAETFGPLLVGGIAYTLGALAYATRWPRLSPRVFGYHEVFHALTLIGAALHFVAVLNLVRAAAA, from the coding sequence ATGAGCGCCCTGGACGCGGCGAGGCCGGTGGAGAAGCCGCGCCTGCGCGGGGTGCTGCACCAGTTCGCGGCGGCCACGGCCCTCGGTGCCGGCGCGGTGCTGGTGGCGGTGGCGCCGAGTGCGCGCGCCGCGCTGGCAGCGGGCCTCTACGCGGCCAGCCTGGTGGCGCTCTTCACGGTGAGCGCCACGTACCACACCGTCCGCTGGAGTCCCCGCGCGCGGGCCCGCATGCGTCGCGCGGATCACGCGTCGATCTTCGTGCTCATCGCGGGGACCTACACGCCCATCGCCCTGCTCGGGCTGCCGCAGGCGCAGGGCACACGGCTCCTGCTCTGCGTGTGGAGCGGGGCCGCGCTGGGGATCCTGCAGTCGCTCTTCTGGGTGCAGGCGCCCAAGGTGGTGGGGGCGATCCTCGCCATCGCGGTGGGCTGGACGCTGGTGCCGTACTTCAGCACCGCAGTCCATGCGCTGGGCGCGGAGACGTTTGGACCGCTGCTCGTGGGCGGCATCGCCTACACGCTGGGCGCGCTGGCCTACGCCACCCGGTGGCCGCGCCTGTCGCCCCGCGTCTTCGGGTACCACGAGGTGTTCCACGCGCTGACGCTGATTGGCGCGGCGCTGCACTTCGTCGCCGTGCTGAACCTGGTCCGCGCCGCTGCCGCTTGA
- a CDS encoding acyl-CoA desaturase, whose protein sequence is MYLVLCLAVFVAAYLANVLTITVGYHRALAHQSVTLHPRLKRALVVGGNWLTGLDPRAWVVMHRLHHAHSDTPLDPHSPMNVGLLGIGLEQLRSYERILVALLKKDPEVMRYAKDLDFDLNVLNRSGLWWLPYAVHAAVGMFLGVSVGWLLGVAYLLGMMSHPVQGGLVNALGHAIGGRNFETRDNSRNNHLAAWLIFGEGFQNNHHAHPGSASFSHRRTEIDLGYASCVALEKLGLCTIHRAALIPREGAALPSGSEA, encoded by the coding sequence ATGTACCTCGTCCTCTGCCTCGCTGTCTTTGTCGCGGCGTACCTGGCCAACGTCCTGACCATCACCGTGGGCTACCACCGCGCGCTCGCGCACCAGTCGGTGACCCTGCACCCGCGGCTGAAGCGGGCGCTGGTGGTGGGCGGCAACTGGCTCACCGGCCTGGATCCGCGCGCCTGGGTGGTGATGCACCGGCTCCACCACGCGCACTCCGACACCCCGCTCGATCCGCACTCGCCCATGAACGTGGGCCTCCTGGGCATCGGCCTGGAGCAGCTGCGGAGCTACGAGCGCATCCTGGTGGCGCTGCTCAAGAAGGACCCGGAGGTGATGCGCTACGCCAAGGACCTCGACTTCGACCTCAACGTGCTCAACCGCTCCGGCCTCTGGTGGCTGCCCTATGCGGTGCACGCGGCGGTGGGCATGTTCCTGGGCGTGAGCGTGGGCTGGCTGCTGGGCGTGGCCTACCTCCTGGGGATGATGAGCCACCCGGTGCAGGGCGGGTTGGTGAACGCGCTGGGGCACGCCATCGGCGGCCGCAACTTCGAGACCCGGGACAACTCGCGCAACAACCACCTCGCGGCGTGGCTCATCTTTGGCGAGGGCTTCCAGAACAACCACCACGCCCATCCCGGCTCGGCGTCGTTCTCGCACCGGCGCACGGAGATCGACCTCGGCTACGCGAGCTGCGTGGCGCTGGAGAAGCTGGGGCTGTGCACCATCCACCGGGCGGCGCTCATCCCGCGGGAGGGCGCGGCGCTGCCCTCCGGGAGCGAGGCATGA
- a CDS encoding TetR/AcrR family transcriptional regulator, which yields MGGKKRLSAVERRVQLLEIGRKVFAQRGYEATSLDEVAAKAGISKPIIYEHFGAKEGLYAAIVDHELEALVRRVSQAVSHGSPRARFEAAVLAFLVYVRDEPEGFAVLTRDSPTASRSGLTRVIDDLAPRVGDIFQSEFQRAGYPAKVAPIYAHALVGMVTQVGQWWASEHKPFAVEHVAKHVVALGWMGLRHLPQEPELTSARSGKKK from the coding sequence ATGGGCGGGAAGAAGCGTCTCTCCGCGGTCGAGCGCCGGGTGCAACTGCTGGAGATCGGGCGCAAGGTCTTTGCCCAGCGCGGCTACGAGGCGACCTCGCTCGACGAGGTGGCGGCCAAGGCCGGCATCTCCAAGCCGATCATCTACGAGCACTTCGGCGCCAAGGAGGGGCTCTACGCGGCCATCGTGGACCACGAGCTGGAGGCACTCGTGCGGCGGGTGTCACAGGCCGTCTCCCACGGCTCGCCGAGGGCGCGCTTCGAGGCCGCGGTGCTGGCGTTCCTGGTGTACGTGCGCGACGAGCCCGAGGGCTTCGCGGTGCTCACCCGCGACTCGCCCACCGCCTCGCGCTCCGGCCTCACCCGGGTCATCGACGACCTCGCCCCGCGCGTGGGCGACATCTTCCAGAGCGAGTTCCAGCGCGCGGGCTACCCGGCCAAGGTGGCGCCCATCTACGCGCACGCGCTGGTGGGCATGGTGACCCAGGTCGGGCAGTGGTGGGCCAGCGAGCACAAGCCGTTCGCGGTGGAGCACGTGGCCAAGCACGTGGTGGCCCTGGGCTGGATGGGCCTGCGCCACCTGCCCCAGGAGCCCGAGCTCACCTCGGCCCGGAGCGGGAAGAAGAAGTAG